In Calditrichota bacterium, the sequence GATGGGCTCGGACCTCTCTTACGAGGACATGCTGGAGGACCCGAAGCTGAGCAAACTCTATCGTGCCGAGGTCATAGGCAACGAGAAAGTGGACGACCGCGACTGCTGGGTGGTTGCCCTCACCGCAACCTCGGAGACGGTTGCTTACTATTCGCGCAAGCTCTGGGTAGACAAGGAGCGTTTCGTCCCCTTGCGGGAGGAGCTGTTCGCTCGCAGCGGCAAGTTGCTCAAGAGGGTGGAGCTCAAGGAGGTGCGGCGCATTCAGGGAAGATGGTACCCGATGCGCATTTGGTTCAAAGATATGCTCAAGACTGGCGAGGGGACGGAGTTTGTCGTCGAGTCCGTAGAGTTCGACCAACCCATCCCCGAGCATCTCTTCAGCAAGGCCTCGCTGAGGAGATGAGGGTACCCGGACAGTTTTGCTTTGCAACTTGGCGGTTTCGTCTATGGCACAAGAGAATATGCTTGACAAATGCTCCCGATTTTTGTATTTTACCAACCGCAATGAAGAATCGATGAGATGGTGGGGGACGGTGAACGAAGCAGACCGCCAAGGAGGTGATGCAGGGCTGCGCAAAAGAGGCTCGACGGTGGCAGGTACCCT encodes:
- a CDS encoding outer membrane lipoprotein-sorting protein; the protein is MHKAAPCAGIAFVVFSLWSAWGSAQIPSGDWILEKVDENLSSTNQVIVSKMVIHGRRETRTVEAKSWIQGTERSFTEYLAPAREKGTKMLKLGDKLWMYSPATDRTIQIAGHMLRQSVMGSDLSYEDMLEDPKLSKLYRAEVIGNEKVDDRDCWVVALTATSETVAYYSRKLWVDKERFVPLREELFARSGKLLKRVELKEVRRIQGRWYPMRIWFKDMLKTGEGTEFVVESVEFDQPIPEHLFSKASLRR